A single genomic interval of Helianthus annuus cultivar XRQ/B chromosome 6, HanXRQr2.0-SUNRISE, whole genome shotgun sequence harbors:
- the LOC110874817 gene encoding serine carboxypeptidase-like 16 translates to MTILQLAVNSCHGNYVDINSANSACLNSLQSYEECTSHINLENILKPFCDENDPALDCEGDFNKVINKWANTEVVRQALNIRQGTVGKWESINNTLHYQQGKNDTLCYSYDIFSSFSHHKELSSKKCRALIMSGDHDLTFPYVGVEQWITSLNVQVEVPWKPFYIDGQVGGYITKYAQNDYSLTFATVKGAGHTIPHDKPRQTMVLTQEWFS, encoded by the exons ATGACAATTTTGCAGTTAGCCGTGAACAGTTGCCATGGTAATTATGTAGACATTAATTCCGCAAACTCAGCATGTTTAAATAGTCTGCAAAGCTATGAAGAG TGCACAAGCCATATTAATTTGGAAAACATTTTGAAACCATTTTGTGACGAAAATGATCCCGCACTAGATTGTGAA GGTGATTTTAACAAGGTCATAAATAAATGGGCGAACACCGAAGTTGTACGACAAGCTCTCAACATTCGTCAA GGAACAGTTGGAAAATGGGAATCGATCAACAATACCTTGCATTACCAACAAGGAAAGAATGACACATTATGTTATTCTTATGATATCTTTAGTAGTTTTTCCCACCATAAGGAACTTTCTAGTAAAAAATGTAGAGCTTTGATTATGAG TGGTGATCATGATTTAACATTTCCATATGTTGGGGTTGAGCAATGGATAACGTCTCTCAATGTGCAAGTTGAAGTGCCATGGAAACCGTTTTACATTGATGGTCAAGTTGGAGG ATATATAACAAAATATGCCCAAAACGATTATTCATTGACATTTGCTACGGTTAAG GGCGCAGGACATACAATTCCACATGACAAGCCTAGGCAAACCATGGTATTAACTCAAGAGTGGTTTTCCTAA